The Candidatus Zixiibacteriota bacterium genome contains the following window.
CGGTTCCAGCGGAGAATCGCTTGCCGCGGGGATTATTTTCACAATACCTGCTTTTTTCATCTGGTCGGCCAACGAACAGCTTGTAGCCGCAGGCTACCAACATACTGTGTCAAAGCTCGATATTTTTCTCCTCGCGATGCTTGGCGGAAGCTTGGGAATCCTCCTTATGATTCCTCTGCGCAAATACCTTGTGGAGAAAGAGCATGGCAAACTTGCCTTTCCCGAAGGGACAGCATGCGCTGAGATTATTATGGCGGGCGATGAAGGCGGCGGCAAAGCCCGACTCGTTTTCACCGGAATTGGAATTGGGGCGGCGTATAAAATTTGCTACAACATGTTTAAAGTTTGGCCAGAATCTGTCAACTATGAATTCAGAGGACTACTCAAAGGCGGGACAGTCGGCATTGATGCCACTCCTGCGTTAATGGGCGTCGGCTATATTATCGGCCCACGGATCGCCGCCCTCATGTTCAGCGGCGCGGTTTTGGGATATTTGGGAATCGGCCCGTTGCTTTCATTTATAGGCGGCTATATCCCTGATGCTATTATTCCTCCGGGGACAATTCCGCTTAATGACATGACAGCATCGCAGCTTCGCGGATCGTACATAAAATATTTAGGCGTTGGCGCTGTTGCTGTGGGTGGGTTCGTGTCACTCATCAAGGCTTTTCCGGTGATTATTTCGTCCTTCGGTCACGGCTTAAAGGAACTGACAGGAAAGAAGGTAGATTCGAACACTGTTCCGCGTACAACTCGTGATCTCTCCATGAAATGGGTGGTGATTGGTGTTTTGGTAATCGTCGTCATAATGACTTTTCTACCCGGAAGCCAGCTTGGTTTTCTGGGCGCGTCGATAGCAACGCTATTCGGATTCTTCTTCGTCGTAGTAGCCGCGCGAATTGTCGGGCTTGTCGGTTCTTCGTCATCGCCGGTTTCAGGAATGACTATCGCGACCCTTTTGGTCACTTGTCTCCTGCTCATTCAATTTGGAGTCTCGGGCATCCCCGGAATGATTACGGCCATGTCTATCGGAACAATTGTCTGCATCGCCGTGTGCATGTCAGGCGACATCGCGCAGGATCTCAAAACCGGATACCTTCTGGGTGCAACTCCGTGGAAGCAGCAGCTCACTGAATTTATCGGACTTGTCTTTCCCGCTCTGGCGATGGGTTTCACACTGTACTATCTGAATGACGCCTTCGGCTTTGTCGCCGGTGACACAACCCGAACTCCGTTGCTCGCACCTCAGGCCAATGTCATGGCGACGCTGGTCGAAGGAGTAATGAATTCCAATCTCCCCTGGACTCCGATTTTTGTGGGTGGAATGCTGGCGCTCTCAATCGAACTATTGGGCATCGGCTCACTCCCCTTTGCCATCGGACTCTATCTGCCGCTCTCACTTTCATCCCCCATACTGCTTGGCGGATTAGTTGCTATGGCCGTTGACAAATTTTCGCCTGAAAGTAAAAAGACTCAGCGAAGTTTCAGAGGTATTCTATTCTGCTCCGGCATGGTCGCTGGTGATGCCCTGATTGGTGTGCTAGTGGCCTTCCTGATCGGAGCCTCGGTTACATTTGCCGGATAC
Protein-coding sequences here:
- a CDS encoding oligopeptide transporter, OPT family — encoded protein: MQVADSAKKEKPKVFKSFIADTETVPEVTWRAVILGAIIAVVFGIANAYLGLKFGLTVSASIPAAVISMAVFKLLFRKNKGTVLENNIVQTIGSSGESLAAGIIFTIPAFFIWSANEQLVAAGYQHTVSKLDIFLLAMLGGSLGILLMIPLRKYLVEKEHGKLAFPEGTACAEIIMAGDEGGGKARLVFTGIGIGAAYKICYNMFKVWPESVNYEFRGLLKGGTVGIDATPALMGVGYIIGPRIAALMFSGAVLGYLGIGPLLSFIGGYIPDAIIPPGTIPLNDMTASQLRGSYIKYLGVGAVAVGGFVSLIKAFPVIISSFGHGLKELTGKKVDSNTVPRTTRDLSMKWVVIGVLVIVVIMTFLPGSQLGFLGASIATLFGFFFVVVAARIVGLVGSSSSPVSGMTIATLLVTCLLLIQFGVSGIPGMITAMSIGTIVCIAVCMSGDIAQDLKTGYLLGATPWKQQLTEFIGLVFPALAMGFTLYYLNDAFGFVAGDTTRTPLLAPQANVMATLVEGVMNSNLPWTPIFVGGMLALSIELLGIGSLPFAIGLYLPLSLSSPILLGGLVAMAVDKFSPESKKTQRSFRGILFCSGMVAGDALIGVLVAFLIGASVTFAGYYDAHEGMLGSLGGAFGPWLALLMFSCVAGLLAYFSFKDSKD